The genomic DNA TCGGCTCTCATCACCCGTGTCGGTGATGAGCATATGGGCCGCTTCATTTGTGAGACGCTTGCAGGCGAAGGGGTCGAGATCGGCGGCATCGTCACCGATCCGCAGCGGTTGACAGCTTTGGTGTTGCTGGGGATTCGCGATCAGGAGCAGTTTCCCCTGATTTTTTACCGCGAAAACTGTGCGGATATGGCGCTGTGTGAAGCCGATATCGACCCGGAGTTTATCGGCCGGGCCCGCTGCGTCACGGTGACGGGTACGCATTTATCCAACCCGCAAACCGAGGCGGCGGTGCTGAAGGCTCTGCGCATCGCCCGGGAAAAGGGCCTGAAAACAGCGCTGGATATCGATTTTCGTCCAAATCTGTGGGGTCTGGCCGGCCACGGCGAGGGAGAAAGCCGGTTCGTCGCCTCTGCCAAGGTGACGCAGAAGCTGATGTCGACGCTGCATCTGTTCGATCTGATTGTGGGAACCGAGGAAGAATTTCACATCGCCGGTGGCAGCACCGATACATTGACTTCTCTGAATGCCGTGCGTCAGGTGTCGTCAGCAACGCTGGTGTGCAAGCGCGGCCCGATGGGCGCCGTGGCATTTGATGGAGCGATTGCAAAAAATCTGGATGACGGGTTGTCGGGCCCGGGCTTTCCGATCGAGGTTTTCAATGTACTGGGCGCAGGAGACGGCTTCATGTCCGGCCTGCTGAAAGGCTGGCTGACTGATGAAGACTGGCCGACAACGTTGAAATACGCCAATGCCTGCGGCGCCTTTGCCGTATCGCGTCATGGCTGCGCCCCGGCCTATCCCAGCTGGCAGGAATTGCAGTTCTTCTTCGAACACGGCGTGCGCAATCCGGCGCTGCGCAAGGATCAGGAGCTGGAGCAAATTCACTGGTCGACCAACCGGGTTGGCGAGTGGCCTCAGATCCGCATTTTCGCATTCGACCACCGCTCGCAGCTGGAGGATATCGCCCTGGACGCCAATGCAGACGATGCTCAAATCGGCGTTTTCAAGCAACTGTGCCTCAAGGCTGCCCATACGGTTGCTGAAGGCCGTCCTGGCTACGGAATTCTGTGTGACAACCGGCTTGGCCGCGATGCGCTGTATGCCGCCAGCGGTTCGGGATTGTGGATCGGCCGGCCTGTGGAACTGCCAGGGTCCCGGCCATTGGCGCTTGAGGCCGAATTGGGCCTCGACTATGGCTCAGCCTTGGCCGAGTGGCCACGCGAGCAGGTGGTCAAGGTACTGTGTTTCTATCACCCTGATGATGCTGCTGCGATGAAGGCCGGTCAGGAAGCCACAATCCTGCGGCTTGCGGAAGCCGCCCGCAGCAATGGCCTTGAATTTCTGCTGGAAGTGATACCCTCGAAAGTCGGCCCGGTTGGCGATACGACAACAGCCGAGATCATCAGCCGTTTCTACCAGCTTGGCGTGTTTCCGGACTGGTGGAAGCTGGAGCCGATGCGCAGCAAGGCCGCCTGGACAGCGGCCTGCGACACCATCTCCCGCAATGATCCGCATGTGCGCGGCATCGTGATACTCGGTCTCGATGCGCCCGAAGCTGAATTGGCTGAAAGTTTTGCCATTGCAGCCTCTTATCCGCTGGTCAAGGGATTTGCTGTCGGCAGAACCATTTTCGCCGATGTGGCCCGTCAGTGGTTCCGTTCCGCCCTGACGGATGAAGAGGCCATTGAAGAGATGGCGCGGCGTTATGACCGGTTGTGTCGGCTCTGGGACAAGGCCAGACGCAGGTCAGGGCAGACCACAACCATCGACGAAAATTGAACCGCTTCAAGGACCACACGCATGGCAAAACTGCATATCAAACCCCAGGGCACTACCGGCAAGGTGCACGATATCACGCCGCAAAGCGCGGATTGGGGCTATGTCGGATTTGCCTTGCACAGGCTGGAGCCGGGGGACAGTGTTGCAGAACACAGCGGTGACCGGGAGGTCATTCTGGTTCTGGTGGAAGGCAAGGCTACCATCTCGGGCGCCGGACAGGACTTCGGCGAACTGGGTGAGCGGATGAGTGTTTTTGAACGCGGCAAACCGCATTGCGTCTACATACCCAATGGCCAGGACTGGAGCGCAACCGCGACCACGCGCTGCGAACTGGCAGTGTGCAGCGCGCCCGGCAAGGGCAACTATCCGGCGCAGCGCATCACCGATATCGGCTTTGAAGAGCGCGGCAAGGGTGCCAATACAAGGTTCATCCATCCAATTGCAATGGAAGAGCGGGATATCGCCGACAGTCTGCTGGTCACCGAAGTGTTCACGCCCCAGGGCAACTGGTCCTCTTACCCGCCACACCGCCATGACGAGGACAATTTTCCGGAGATGACCTATCTGGAAGAGACCTATTACCACCGGCTCAATCCAAAACAGGGCTACGGCATTCAGCGGGTTTTCACCGAAGATGGCAGCCTCGATGAAACCATGGCGGTTTCTGACGGCGATGTCGTGCTGGTGCCCAAAGGGCATCATCCTTGCGGCAGCCCTTACGGCTATGAAATGTACTATCTGAATGTCATGGCCGGGCCGCTGCGCAAATGGCGCTTCAAAAATCATCCCGATCATGACTGGATCGCGCAGCGGGATGCGAAAGCATAAAACTATTCTACGGAATTTTCACGCCTGAATGGTTCACATGTCTGAGAATACGGCGTCCCAGCAGGATCATGATCAGGAGTGCCGCCAGCAACCATGCCATGTTGCCAAGAAGGTCGCCTATCAGCTGAATCTGTGTGTTGAATGCATATCCAAGCCCGGCATACATCCCAATCCAGACCAGCTCGCCAGCCATGCTGGCCAGCGCAAATCCCCACCAGACCATAGGCAATGATCCGGACAGCAGATTGATCGCGGGTCCAAGCGGACTGACAAGCCAGCGGGAGAAAAACACCGCCCAGACGCCGCGGCGCGCGCTGAATCCGGTGGCTTCCCTGATTTGCGTTTTAAGCCATGGTCGCGCACTGGCATATTGCAGCACGGCACGGCCTTTCCAGCGGCCTAGAAAATATCCTGCCTGATCTCCGGCAATGGCACCGGACAAGCCCGCACTGAGCACAGCGATGAGGTCAAAATCCCCGACGGCGGCGAAAGACCCTGCCAACAGCAGCGCGAAGCTTGACGGAATTGGAATTCCAAGGCAGCTGCCGAACGTCAGACAGAAAAGCGCGAGAATGCCATATTGCGGCAAAAGACCAAGCACCCAGTCACTCATCGGTCAACCTGCCGAAGTTCCGCCTCATGGTAAGCGGCAATGATCGCGGACATCTCTGCGGTCAGAATTCCAACACTCTGTCCCCTCCGCGCCGCCACTTCAGCAAGTGAAACCCGTTTCCGCAGATCCGGGGGCAAATCCAGTGCATCGGCCAGATAATCTTTCGGCACGGAATGGGAGCGGGACACGTAGTTCAGCGTCATCCAGGGTTGAATGGGCTCATTTCGATGCTGTTCCCAATAAAGTGTGGACACCACGAGGCGAATTGCCAAAAATACAACCAGTCCAGTGACGATCAGAAAGGCAACGGAAAGTCTCGGCGCGGTGCGCACGACATGTCTCATTCGGGTCCAGATGGCAGGCTGCCGCGGCATAGGCATTGTCCTTGAATTTCAACTCATGCTGACGCCCGGTTGGTCGAAAATGTTGTCGTTCCCCGGACGGCAGATCTATGATCAATAGCACAGCGTCTTGTAGTGATCATTGTTTGGTGTTTTTGTTGATCGATGCAATCCGGCCAACACGAATTTTCAGGAGTAAGCAATGGCAACGACGATAAAAGGCCCGGCAATCTTTCTGGCGCAGTTTGCCGGAGATGCAGCACCCTTCAACACTTTGCCGAACATCACCAGATGGGCCGCCGATCTGGGTTATAAGGGTGTGCAGATCCCGACCTTTGTCAGCTCCCTGTTCGATCTGGACAAGGCGGCGGAGTCCCAAACCTATTGTGATGAAGTGAAAGGTATCTGTGCGCAATCCGGCGTTGAGATTACCGAATTGTCGACCCATCTGCAGGGCCAGCTGGTTGCGGTCCACCCCGCCTATGACAGCCAGTTCGACGCTTTTGCGCCGACTGAAGTTCACGGCAATCCGAAAGCCCGGCAGGAATGGGCTGTCGACCAGATGAAGAAGGCTGCAGTGGCCTCGCGCAATCTCGGTCTCGATGTGTCGGTGTCATTTACCGGATCACTGGCCTTTCCCTACATCTATCCCTGGCCGCAGCGCCCGGCCGGTCTGATTGAAGAAGCCTTTGCCGAACTGGCGCGGCGCTGGAAGCCGATTCTCGATGTCTATGAGGATCACGGCGTCGATGTCGCCTATGAGATTCATCCCTGCGAAGATGTGTTTGACGGCGTTACCTTTGAAATGTTTTTGGAGCAGCTCAAAGGCCACAAGCGCTGCATGATCAATTATGATCCCTCGCACTTTTTGCTGCAGCAACTGGATTATCTGGCCTTCATCGATATTTATCACGAACGAATCTCGGCGTTTCACGTCAAGGATGCGGAGTTCAATCCCGATGGCCGCCAGGGCGTCTATTCCGGCTATCAGTCCTGGGAGAACCGGGCAGGGCGGTTCCGCTCGCTTGGCGATGGCCAGGTGGATTTTGCCGGGATTTTTTCAAAGCTGGCGAAATATAATTATGACAGCTGGGCGGTTCTGGAGTGGGAGTGCTGCCTGAAGCACCCCGAACAGGGTGCAGCGGAAGGCGCGCCCTTCATCGCAGATCACATCATTCATGTCACCGAAAAGGCGTTTGATGATTTTGCCGGTGGGTCAACCGACCACGCCCAGATCAAGAAGATCCTTGGCCTCTGACGGGAGGTAATGTATCTGAGTTTCTCTTTCAAATCAGTCGGTAAGCTGTCTCATTTGAATCAGAATGTCAGCTTCGAACCGGGCCCGTATTGCGTCCGGCCGGGCCTTATTCGATGTCGCCATGGACGGCAAATTGCGCCAGATCGGCATCTTGCGGTTTCAGAACCCGGAAGCGCTCCTTCACGCCCGTATCGACCAGTTCGCGTTCGACGATCAGAAGCGTATTGTCTTCATGGTCCTCGCACATCTGGCGCATATGGGCGATTTCCTCAGTGGCGGGTCCGCGCGCCA from Pararhizobium sp. IMCC3301 includes the following:
- a CDS encoding sugar phosphate isomerase/epimerase, which translates into the protein MATTIKGPAIFLAQFAGDAAPFNTLPNITRWAADLGYKGVQIPTFVSSLFDLDKAAESQTYCDEVKGICAQSGVEITELSTHLQGQLVAVHPAYDSQFDAFAPTEVHGNPKARQEWAVDQMKKAAVASRNLGLDVSVSFTGSLAFPYIYPWPQRPAGLIEEAFAELARRWKPILDVYEDHGVDVAYEIHPCEDVFDGVTFEMFLEQLKGHKRCMINYDPSHFLLQQLDYLAFIDIYHERISAFHVKDAEFNPDGRQGVYSGYQSWENRAGRFRSLGDGQVDFAGIFSKLAKYNYDSWAVLEWECCLKHPEQGAAEGAPFIADHIIHVTEKAFDDFAGGSTDHAQIKKILGL
- the iolB gene encoding 5-deoxy-glucuronate isomerase — translated: MAKLHIKPQGTTGKVHDITPQSADWGYVGFALHRLEPGDSVAEHSGDREVILVLVEGKATISGAGQDFGELGERMSVFERGKPHCVYIPNGQDWSATATTRCELAVCSAPGKGNYPAQRITDIGFEERGKGANTRFIHPIAMEERDIADSLLVTEVFTPQGNWSSYPPHRHDEDNFPEMTYLEETYYHRLNPKQGYGIQRVFTEDGSLDETMAVSDGDVVLVPKGHHPCGSPYGYEMYYLNVMAGPLRKWRFKNHPDHDWIAQRDAKA
- the iolC gene encoding 5-dehydro-2-deoxygluconokinase, with translation MLDVITIGRSSVDLYGAQIGGRLEDMRSFNKYVGGSPTNMAVGTARLGLKSALITRVGDEHMGRFICETLAGEGVEIGGIVTDPQRLTALVLLGIRDQEQFPLIFYRENCADMALCEADIDPEFIGRARCVTVTGTHLSNPQTEAAVLKALRIAREKGLKTALDIDFRPNLWGLAGHGEGESRFVASAKVTQKLMSTLHLFDLIVGTEEEFHIAGGSTDTLTSLNAVRQVSSATLVCKRGPMGAVAFDGAIAKNLDDGLSGPGFPIEVFNVLGAGDGFMSGLLKGWLTDEDWPTTLKYANACGAFAVSRHGCAPAYPSWQELQFFFEHGVRNPALRKDQELEQIHWSTNRVGEWPQIRIFAFDHRSQLEDIALDANADDAQIGVFKQLCLKAAHTVAEGRPGYGILCDNRLGRDALYAASGSGLWIGRPVELPGSRPLALEAELGLDYGSALAEWPREQVVKVLCFYHPDDAAAMKAGQEATILRLAEAARSNGLEFLLEVIPSKVGPVGDTTTAEIISRFYQLGVFPDWWKLEPMRSKAAWTAACDTISRNDPHVRGIVILGLDAPEAELAESFAIAASYPLVKGFAVGRTIFADVARQWFRSALTDEEAIEEMARRYDRLCRLWDKARRRSGQTTTIDEN
- a CDS encoding DedA family protein, which encodes MSDWVLGLLPQYGILALFCLTFGSCLGIPIPSSFALLLAGSFAAVGDFDLIAVLSAGLSGAIAGDQAGYFLGRWKGRAVLQYASARPWLKTQIREATGFSARRGVWAVFFSRWLVSPLGPAINLLSGSLPMVWWGFALASMAGELVWIGMYAGLGYAFNTQIQLIGDLLGNMAWLLAALLIMILLGRRILRHVNHSGVKIP